Part of the Longimicrobium sp. genome is shown below.
GCCCGCAGGTCCAGCCCCGTGCGCACCGCCAGCGCCGAGGCGGAGGCCAGCCACTCCAGCCGCGCCCAGCGGTGCTTGGCCCCGTGGGCGCACAGGGCCAGGAACAGGTCGTCGTCCGCGAGCGTCGGCACCGTCCCCCCGCCGATGGGCACGGGCCGAGCGCGGGCCATCAGCTCCGTCGTGGGCAGGCGGATGCAGAAGCGCGCGGACGACACCCGCGAGTGAAGCTCCACCAGCGTCCCCGTGTGGGGATGGTGAAAGGGCACGTCCCCGTCCACCGACAGGAACAGCCGCTCCTGCGCGGGCGAAAACGAGTACGCGGCGGCGTAGCCACGCTCCGCCAGCGCGCGCGAGGCCCGCGGCACGTCGCCGGGCGCCACCAGCAGGTCCAGGTCCGAGTAGGTGCGCAGCGCCACCTCGCCGTAGGCGCGAACCGCCAGCGCCGGGCCCTTGTACGCCAGCGCCGCCACCCCCGCGCGCTCCAGCGCCGAAACCAGCCGCCGCAGCTCGCCCGACAACCGGAGCGCCTCCCCCGCGTTGGCCGCATAGGCCGCGCGCAGGGTGGCGCGTACCGTCTCCGGCACCTCGGCCCGCCCGGCGAGCAGGCGGTGGAGCAGCGGCGTCAGCCGGTTCTTTTCAGCCAGCGCCAGCGCGGCGTCCCAGTCCACCCCGCGGACGACGACGTTCGCCACCCCGTCCGCGGCGGAGGCGTCCACCGCGGCGCGAGCAGCGAGCAGCACCAGGGCGGCCTCGGGCGCGGCGTCCACCCGGCCGGGCGGGGGCTGGGTCGCCGTCACGCGCCGTACTTCTCCGCGAGCCGTCCGGCGTGCGTCAGCGCTTCTTCCCAGCTGCCGAACCGGGCGGGAAAGGCGGCCGCCAGCTCGCGGGCGATTTCTTCCAGGGTGGCGGCGCCCTCCATCCGCTCCAGCACCAACCGGTCGATCCGCCCATCCTCCCCCAGCCGCGGCCGATGGGTGTGCGAGCGCGCCCGCAGCCGCGCGGGCGAAAGCGGCTCGGCGAAGAAGGTGGACTGGCGAAACTCGACCGTGCCCTCCGTGGCGGACTGGATGCGCGTATCCCACAGCCAGACGTACTCGTCGCCCACCAGCCGCGCCTGCAGCTCCACCGCCACCCCGTCACCCTCCGCCAGCTGCACGGCGCGGGGCCACGGAAAGAACGCGGTGCTGTAGACGGTCTCGGGCCCGTGCGGTCCGCTGGTGTAGCCGATGTTTTCCGCCACCTCGGCATCGAACCACATTGCGAACCCGTGCGCCGCTCCCGCGCTCGACGCCCGCCATTCCAGCGGCCCGCGGACGTTGGGATCGGTGATCGTGGGATAGTCGAGCACCGCCCAGGTGGCGGCGTCCGACAGCAGGTGCTCGGGGCGGACCTTCGCCCGGACCCACGAGTTGACCGCGGCGCGGCGGGCGATGGCGAAGTCGAAGCCGCGCGCCGCCTCGTCCCACGGCCCCACGATCTTGCCGTGGCGCTCGTCCGCCGCCACCAAGGCCCCGCGCAGGGTGTCGCGCCGGGGGATCAGCACGCCGCCCTCCGCCATCAGCCGCACGCGCGCGTCCACGATGGAGGGGATGTGCTGGCCGAAGAGGGGAAGGGCTCCCCGCAGGTCCGAAACGACCACGTCGGCGCGCTCGGGAAGGGACAGGCGCGTGGACAGGCCCTGGATGAACTCGATGCGGTCGCCCAGGCCGTTGGCCCGGGCGATCTCGCGCGCGGTGTGCACCACGTCCGCCGGCTCGATCGCGTACACCTTTCGCGCCCCCAGGCGGCAGGCCAGCAGGGCCATCATCCCGGCCCCCGTGCCGATGTCCAGCACCACCGAGCCGGGGCGCACGGCCTGCTCCAGCACGGCGGCGTAGGCATCCATCCGCACCCGGTCGGCCATCATGTCGCCGTAGCCCAGCAGGCTGTAGTCAGCCACCGGCCGGCTCCGTTCGCGCGATGAAGTCGGCCTCGATGCGCGCGGCCAGCTCGCCCGCGCGCAGGGGGTCGGCGTGCGGGGTCACGCGGATGACGGGAACCGAGCGGGCCACCTTGGCGAGCACCGTCAGTTCGCGGGCCTGCGCCTCGGCGTCGGGAAACCAGCCCATGTAGGCGTTCGCCACCAGCTCCAGCAAGCCATCCATCGTGGAAACCGGGGCGAACCGGGGCGCGTTCTGGGTTTCGCGCCCGGTCAGCACGTACACGGCACGGAGGGGAAGGGGCGCGGCGTGGAAGGCGTCGTCCAGGGCCAGGTAGCGCTTCTCCCAATTGGGCGAAAGGGGTGGCAGGTCGGCGCCCTCGCCGTACAGGGCGGGGAGCACGTCGGGCCACAGGCGCAGGTGGGGATAGGCGGGCTGCACGTGCACGCCGTCGTCCCGGTCCAGCAGCGGAACCACGTCGTCGGAGAGCAGCGCGCGGCCGCGGCCCGCGAAGGCGGCGGCGGTGGTGGACTTTCCCGACTGCGGCGGCCCGCACACCGCGGCGGCACCGCCGGCGAAGGCCACGGCGCTGGCGTGGAGCGATGGAATGCCGCGCAGCCGCAGCACCAGGCCGCAGATGGAGCCCATCAGGTAGGTGGCCGCGTCTTCCAGCGTCTGCCCGGGGGGCCAGGTGCAGGCCACGCGCGTGCCCTGCGCGTCGATCCTGAACTCGATGCCGTCCGCGTAGCGCAGGCGGTACGCGCCACCGTCCAAGGTGCGGTGCACGACGAGCGAGGGGCCGTCGTCGCCCGATTCGCGCGGCGACACGTACCAGGGCTCTTCGGGTGCGGCGGAAAAGGCGTGCGCGGGAACGCGCCCCAGCCACATGGAGAGGTCGGCGGGGGCGTCGGAAGATGGCTCTGGATGAAGGCCGGGGAGCGGGCGGTCGGTGTCGACGTGCAGCCCGTACAGGCGAAACCGCAACGGCGCGCGCGTACCGCCGCCCGTCAGGTCATCGTCTGCGACGACTGGCCCGGGTCGTTCATGTTATTCGAGATGCTGGCCAGCGTAAGCTCGCGCATGTCGCCGAACACGGTCAGCGCGGGGCGGCGGTACGGACGCCGAGGCGCGTTGGGAGGCGAATCTGGCATGGTGCTCCTTTTGGTTCGAGGGCCCAGGTCATGAGCTGGGCGGTGTTCCCCGGATCGTTCTTGTTGCTGGTGCGACTGGAAAGCCGTGGATTACCCTCGTTGGGCCGAAAGCCACAATGAAAGTGCCAGAGGGCGAATTTCCTGCCACAACTGTTCCGGCGGGTCCGGCGAGCGTCCGCCCGCCGCGGCGGGCACCCGGCCGACGTCCAACCAGGGTGCCACGGCCTCCGTCACCCTTCGCCCGCCCAGCCATGCATCGCCCTGTTCAATCCACCGGACGCGCAACGGATCGTCCGCCAGGGGCGACTTGGGACGGCGCAGCAGCCGCTCGGGAAGCCGCCCGCGCATCCCTATGCGCAGCAAGCCCTTATCATTATACCACTGTGAGGGCGGTATGGACAACAGGAAGCGTACGATTCGCACGTCGAAGTAGGGGTGGCGCACCTCCACCGGGGTGCAGGTGAATCCCGGATCGTAGCTCAGGAACATGCCCGGCCACAGCGGCGCCACCAGCTGCTCGTACGCTTCGGGGCGCAGCGGGTGGACGACGTCCGGCCCGGCGTTCCAAGCCGCGACCCGCTCGTGCAGCCCCGTGCGCCGCGCGAAACCGGCGTCCACCCAGCGGGGCACCTCCGCCCTCCACACCCGCCCCCCACGCCGCTCGTGCAGCCAGGTGCGCACGCCGGGGCGGGGCACCCGCCCGTGCAGCCAGGCGTACTCCGCGGCCTCGCGCGCCGCGCGGAGCAGCCGCCCGCTGGCCGCCAGCTTCGTCAGCCGCGACCGCGTTTCGCGCAGCACGGCGTCGCCGCCCTGTCCCGTCAGCAGAACCCGGGCGTGCCGGGCCGCGCTGGACATCTGGTCCACCTCGATGGCCATCAGCGCCGAGGCGGTGGGCTGCGGCCGCCGGAACGCCGGCGTCTCCCATCGTTCGAAGGCCTGGTACGGGTCCACCGGGGTGTACTCGGTGGGGATGGAGAGCGCGTCCGCCGCGAGTTCCGTGAACTCTCGCTCGCGGTCCGGCATCAGCCGCTCGTAGTACGCGGTGTAGCCCCGCAGCTCCGTCGCCCGCTCGCCCCGCGCGATCGTTTCCCTCGCCAGCGCGGCCAGGGAGGTGGAGTCGCGTCCGCCGCTCAGGAAGATGCCCGCCGCGTCCCGGGGCAGGCGGTCGCGGACGGCCTCGCGCAGCAGGTGGACGAAGTGGTCGATGTATTCGCCCGGGCGGCGGTAGCGCGTCTCGTCGTCCACGGGAAGCGACCAGTAGCGGCGGATGCTCACCGCGCCGCCCTCCACCACCAGCGTGTGGGCCGGCGGAAGCTGGCGGATGGCGGCGTGGACCGTGGCGGCCACGTCCTGGGTGTCGCCCTGCACCAGGAAGTCGCCGATCCACCCCTCGTCCAGCCCGGACGGCACCGCTGGGTCGGCGGCGAGGCAGTCGAGCGTGTTCGAAAAGAGAAAGGCGCCGTCCGTCCGCGCATGGAAGAACGGCTTGACGCCGAAGTGGTCGCGCGCGCAGAACAGCCGGCCGCGCGGCGCGTCCCAGATCGCGAAGGCGAAGTCGCCCAGGAGGTACGCCGCGCACTCGTCGCCCCACAGGCGGTAGGCGTGGTGGATCAGCAGCGCGGCGGGGTCCTCCGGGGCCGCCGCGATGCCGCCGGCTTGCAGCGCGCGGGCCAGCTCCTCGCGCCCGTCGATGCGCGCGTCGGCGCACACGTGGACCAGTTCGTCGGCGGAAAAGGGCTGCGGCGGGGGAGGGGATTCGTCGCCGGTGAGGAGAAGGCCGTGCGCCAGGGCGCAGCGTCCATCGGACCAGGTGCGCGTGCCGTCGGGGGCGCGAAAGGCCAGCGACGCCGCCATCCGCGCCAGGCGAGCCGGATCCGCGGGCGCGCCGCCGGCCGAAACGAAGCCCGCGATGCCGCTCATCGTCCGCGCGGAGCGGGGCGGGGGATCAGCCGCCGACTTCCACCAGGCCGCGCGCGGCCATGTCGCGGAGCAGCTCCAGCAGGTCGTGCTCGGCGGTGGGGGCGTCTACCTCGAACTCGGCGACCACGGCGTCGCGAAGCTCGGCCACCGTGCGCGGCTCGGCCATCAGCGCCCAGACGTGGGCGCCCACCGGGTCCAGCCCGTAGTACACGCCGTCCGCCAGGTTCAGGATCACCGCGTCGCCGTCCAGGTCGGCCGACACCTGGTCGCGCGCCGCCACCACGCGCGACGACGGATCGAGGCGCGGAGCGGCCTCCATCACGCGCGCGACGCGGCCAGGGCGGCGTCCACCAGGTCGCGCAGGACCACGCCGATGATGGCCAGCTCCGGGGAGATGGGGTCCAGCGACGCGTCGGGCGCCTCGCGCACGAAGTACTCGTACGCCTGCAGCGCCGCGGCCCAGCGCTCGCCCGCCACCCAGCGGTCCCGCGCCGGGCAGACGCCGTCGCCCTCGCGGAAGAGCCCGGCGAGCGCCGCCACCAGCTGCTCGGGCTCGTCGCCCGGCTCGCCCGGCATGCCGCCGCGCAGCGCGGCCAGCACGCGGCGGGCGGCGGGCGTGGCGGTGCCCTCTTCCGTCAGCAGCGCGGCCACGTCGGCCTGGGCCTGGGGCTGGAAGGGCGCGGCGTTCTCCCAGCGGCGCGGGGGGCGCAGGCTGCCGTCGCGCAGCTCCACGGCTTCCCTCGCGGCACGAGCGATCACCCGGCAGGCGATGGCCGGGCTGCGGAACACCACCCGGCCCTCGGCGCGGCGGAAGAGGGCGTTCTCGATGTCGCGGAAGGCGGCGCCGTGGTACCCCACGCCGGCCACGCCGCTGCCGGCCAGGCCGGGACCCGTCATGTCCGAGCGGCCGCGCTGGGCGGCGGCCGGAACGGCGGCCAGCAGCGCCGCGGCGGCCGCGAGAAGTGCGATTCGCATCATGTGTCCCTGCATCAGAAGAGGGAGCGGAAGCCCACGCCGTAGCCCACGGACAAGATGAAGCGCGCGCCGTCGCCGGCGGTGCCCAGGATGTCGGCGAAGGCGGGGGTGATCACGAGCGGAAAGCGCCGGAAGGGCGTGATGGAGAACCCGGCGTTCACGTCCTGGCCCGTCCAGTCGGCGGCCACGGAAACGAGCTCCGTGACGCGAATGCCCACGGCGCCGAAGACGTTCAGGGTCTGGATGCTGTCCAGGTCGGCCTCTTCGCTGCGGAAGCGGCCGTTGCCCAGGCCCAGCGTGAGCACGCCCGCGTCCAGCCAGGCGCCGGCCCGGCGCGTGCGCCGCACGACCTTGCTCGCCACCGCGAACAGCGTGGGATCTGCGTCGCTGCCGCCCCAGGTCACCACGTTCTCGTACCCCGCGGCGATGCCGGCGTCGCTCGAGAGCGAACGGTGCAGCTTGAAGCTCAGGCCGCCCGTTTCGCCCGGACCGCCGCCGCGCACGGTGGAGTACGAGGTGACGGCCGCCTCCAGCGCCAGCAGGTGCCGGCTGCCGATCCCCGTGCCGATCACCAGCCCGGCGTCGGGATCGGTGGTGTAGCGGGTGCGCGCCTGGTAGGCGGCGCCGACGAAGATCTCGCCCCACTCCACCCCGAAGCCGGTGGGCACCGAGATGCTGCCGGCGGGTCCCGGCCGAACCACGTCGCGAAGGGCCAGGGCCTGCAGCCCCAGCAGGCCGCGGTTGTGCTCCGCCCGCGCGGGGTCGGGCGCGGTGGCGCGGACGGGCGGGGCGGCTTCGCCGGAGGGCGCCGGCAGCGCGGGAGAGGTGACGTCCGTCGGTGGCCCCGTGGGGACCATCACGCCCGTTTCGGTGCCGGGGGACGACCCCGCTTCCGGGGCCCCCGGCTGCTGCGTAGGCGCTCCGCCGGCCGGAGGCTGGCCGGACCCGGGTGCCGGGCGGCCCGTGCAGGGGTCTGCCGGCCGCCCGCCAGTGGGGGGCGTCTCTCCGGCGGGCGCCGAGCGTACCGGCGGAGGCGTGCAGGGGTCCGGCGCACCGGGCCGGGCGGGGGGCGTATCCACCTGCGCATAGCGGTCGCGCCCCGTCCATGACCCCGGCGAGGGGCGTGGGGCGGCGCACGTGCACTCCCGCACCGGGCTCGGCGTAAGCGGCGACGCCTGGACACTGGCGGGCCAGGCCACCAGGGCGGCGGCCAGCAGCAGGATCGTACGCGTGCTGATGCGCATGGGCGGGCGGGTGCTTGGTCGTGAGGGCCGTGCGTAAACGGATCGCGGGCCGGGGGAGGGCAAACCGGCGTGGCTTCGCGACTTGATCGTCCAATATCGCCGTGAATGGGTGTGGGCACAAGGCTTACGGCTGGACGATCCGTGCGCCCGGGGTGCCTGCCTCCCGCGCCGAGCGGCATGCGATTCGCCCGGGATGGCGGGTACAGGGGACGCCGCCTACGCGCCGCGCCCCTGCCGACGCGTCGAGCGCCGTTTCATCCACCCCTACGCACCCCCTGCCATGCGCCGAACGATTCTCCTGCTCCTGCTCGCGCTGCCGTTCGCCGCGCCCGCCGCCGCGCAGGCGGGCGACTCCGTTTCCGTGCGCCCGGGCGACGTCGTTCGCCTGGCCGTGTGGCGCGCGCCGGAGTTCACTGGCGAGTACACCGTGGCCCCGGACGGAACCCTCCTGCACCCCCTGCTGACGGGGGTGCGGGTGGTGGGCGTCTCGCGTCCGCAGATCCAGGAGCTGCTGCGCGCCGCCCTGGGCCGGTACGAGAACCAGCCGCAGTTCGTGTTCGACTTCCTTCACCGGGTGGGGGTGGGCGGCGAGGTGCGGCTTCCCAATCTGTACAACCTGTCGCCCGAAACCACGCTGCTGCAGGCGGTGGCCACGGCGGGCGGGGGCACCGAGAACGCGCGGCTCGACCGGGCCGTCCTGTTCCGCGACGGGCGCGAAATCCAGCTGGACCTGCTGCGGCCCACCCCGGAGGTGGCGGCGATGCGGGTGCGCTCGGGCGACCAGATCCGCATTCCGCGCCGCACGAACGCCCTGCGCGAAACGATTTCCATCGTGGCGAGCGTGGTCGGCGCACTGGCGTCGGTGGTCGGGGCCATCCTCCTCGTGCGGCAGAGCTAGGCGAGTCCTCTCCGATCCTGGGACGACGAAGAAGCGACGCGCGCCGAGGCTCGCGTCCCTTCAGCCTAGAACACCCAGGTCCATCGGAGCGCGAACGCATCGTCGCCGCCGGCCGGCGGCGCGTCGGTGCGAAGGCGAAGGTACTCGGCGCGGACCTCGGTGTTGCGCCCCAGCCGCAGCCCCGCGGCCACCTCCGCGCGATCCACGTCGTAGTCCCACCGCACCTGCTCGCCCACCGCCCCGATCCGGTTGAAACGCATCGCCCCGTAGCGCCCCGCCACGAACACCGCGGGCGAGAGCTTCACCTTCGCCTCCGCCGTCCACGAGACGTCGCGCGGGTCCGCCCCCACGTTCGGCACCTCCCAGCGGTCCAGGATCACCTCCGCGCGCGCTTCCACCCACCCGCGCGTGAACGACGCATCCACCGCCCACATCTGCTGGTGGAACTCGCTGGCGTCGATGGTGTCCGCCGCCGGCTGCACCGGCGACGGCTCCAGGTAGGGGCCGCGGCTGAACGACGCGCCGATCCGCGCGCCGGGCGTCACTTGAACGCCCGCCGATGCGGCCACGGACGGCGCCGCGTCGCTCGCGCGGAACCGCCAGCGCCGCGGCTCGGACGAGGGGGCGCTGGTCAGCACCGCGACGCGGCCGTCGAGGCGCCCGGCGCGCCCGCCCGCCATCGCGCCGGTGGGGTAGGGCGCGGCCCACACCGGCGGCGCGCCCTCGGGACGGTGCACCGCGGGCTCGTCCTTCCACCGGAGGAACCCGGCGGCGCCGCCGGGAACGCGCGCGGCGCTGAGGATCGTCCGGTAGTCGTACGGCAGGGGCGGGCGGATGAAGGGATCGGCGGGGGTGTGGTGGCGGGCCGGATAGCTGCCGAAGGGCGAGACGAACTGCCCCGCCTGCACGAACAGGCCGTCGCCGCCGAACGGGCTCCAGCGCAGGAACGCCTGCTCGATCCGCACGCTCACGTCCTGCCCACGCAGCGGCCGCGCGCGGTCCGCGTGCGCGGCGAACCCCGCGTACCACCGCGACCCCGCGAACGCGTCCAGGAAGAGCGCGGCGCGCGGCTGGAACACGGGCTCCGTTCCCGGCACCTGCCAGGCATGCGCCTCGCCGGGCAGGTTCGCCTCCAATTCCAGGCGCCCGCGCGGCGTCACCTGCACCGTGCCCCCCGGCGACGTCCACGTGGCCCCCAGGTCGGCCAGCGTCGGCAGGGGCTGGGCGGCGGCGGGGGCGCACGCCAGCAGCGCGAGCGCCAGCACGGCCAGCCCCGGCACGGGGATGCGCCCGGCCGCACGCAGGCCCCGGACCCGGAACACCTCCACCGGCGCGGAAAGGCCCTTGATGCTGCGCATTCCGCCGGGGACGGCGTCCACGTCAGCGTCCACGCGCTCCCACGTGGCGCGCGAAACCAGGATCTCCGCCCCCTGCGCCGAAGAGCAGAGGCGCGAGGCCAGGTTCACCGACTCGCCCAGCACCGTGTAGTTCAGCCGCCCCGGCGAGCCCATGTTCCCCGCCACCGCCGGGCCGCTGTTGATCCCGATTCCCACCTCCACGCTCGCCTCCCCCCGCGCCGCTCGCTCGGCGTTGACCCCGGCGACGGCGTCCCGCATCCGCACGGCGGCGCGCACGGCGCGCAGGGCGTGCCCCGGCTGCACGCCCGGCGCGCCGAAGATGGCCATCAGCCCATCGCCCAGGAACTTGTCGACCACGCCGCCCTCCGCCTCCACCGCCCCGCCCATCCGCCCCACCAGCTCGTTCAGCAGGCCGATCACGCGCTCGGGGTCCATCCCCTCCGTCAGCGTCGTGAACCCGCGCACGTCCGCGAACAGCGAGGTGACGTCGCGCGTTTCGCCGCCCAGGCGGATCTCGCCCTTCAGCAGCTCGTCGGCCACCTCGCGCGAAACCACCTTGTCGAGCACGCCGCGGTAGCGCTCCTTGAGCATCAGCCCGTGCGTCATCTCGTTGAACGCCGCCGCCAGCGTGCCCAGCTCGTCGCGGCCGGCCACCGCCACGCGCGTCTCCAGGTCGCCCTCGGCCACCTTGCGCGTCGCCGCCACCAGCGCGCGCACCGGGCGCGCGAACGAGCGCGACAGCACCGTGCCCAGCGCCAGCGCCACGAGCAGGGAGACGACGCCCGCCGCGGCCTGCGCGCGCTCCAGCTGGTCGAAGGGGCGGAGCACGTCTTCCAGCGGAATGGCGACGATGCGCGTCACCTCCTGTGCCCCGCCGCCCGACGCAAGCCGCGCCGGCACGAGCGCCATCCGCGCCCCGTCCCACCGGGTCCGGCGGCGCGCCCCCGCCCTGGCCGCATCGCGCATCCGGCGGTCCAGCCCGCCGCGCCGCACGCCCGGGGTGGACGCGACACACCGTCCGTCCGCCAGGAAGCAGACCTCCGCCCCCACGCTGCGCCCCAGCTGCGCCGCCGCCGCGTCGTCCAGCGGAATGCCCAGCGTCAGCGTCCCCACCGGCTCCCCGAACAACGCCAGCGGCACCGTCTGCACCGTGTACAGCCGCCCGCCCACGCGGTGGTGCGAGGCCACGCCCTCCGCCGGGCCCGCCGCGGCCGATGCCGCAGACGCGGGAAGCGCCGCCCTGGCGTCCGGCAGGGGCGCGCCTTCCAGCACCGCCGCGACGGGGCGCCCGTCCCGCTCTCCGAACGCGGCGAGGGCGTTCGGGATGCCGGCCAGCTGCAGCTCGTACAGCACCGTTTCGCCCAGGAACTCGGCCGCGCCGGGGCTCAGCACGGCCTCCTCCAGCGCCGCGGGAAGGCGGTTGCTCCCCGCGAACCGCGCCGTGTACCCCCGCAGCTGGCGCAGGCGCGCCTCCTCCATCTCGCGATACGCGGCATCGGTCCTCTGAACGGCGCGGTCCACCATCACGGCCACCTGGCGGCGCGTCTGCACCCGCACCACCAGCAGGGCGGCGGCCAGCAGCAGCCCCACGGAGCCGACGAGCGCAAGGAGCAGCCGCGCGCGAAAGCTGGTGCGCGGCAGCGCGGCCCACGCCGCCAGGCGCCTCACAGCCGCAGCCGGACGCGGGCCGTACCCGAGGCGGGAACCACCACGTCCACCGTCCGCTCGCCGCGGTCCACGTCCCACACCGTCAGCCGGTAGCGCCCGGCGGGAACGCCGGCGATGCGGAACCGGCCGTCCGCGCCCACCACCGCGTGGAACGGGTTCTCGACCACGACCACCGCCGCCCGCATCCACTGGTGGATTTCGCAGTACACCTTCGCCACGCCGGGCCGGTCGAAGGTCACCGTCCGCGACTCGCCGCGCGGGTAGCGGCCCAGGTCGAACCGCTTGACGGGAGA
Proteins encoded:
- a CDS encoding 50S ribosomal protein L11 methyltransferase translates to MADYSLLGYGDMMADRVRMDAYAAVLEQAVRPGSVVLDIGTGAGMMALLACRLGARKVYAIEPADVVHTAREIARANGLGDRIEFIQGLSTRLSLPERADVVVSDLRGALPLFGQHIPSIVDARVRLMAEGGVLIPRRDTLRGALVAADERHGKIVGPWDEAARGFDFAIARRAAVNSWVRAKVRPEHLLSDAATWAVLDYPTITDPNVRGPLEWRASSAGAAHGFAMWFDAEVAENIGYTSGPHGPETVYSTAFFPWPRAVQLAEGDGVAVELQARLVGDEYVWLWDTRIQSATEGTVEFRQSTFFAEPLSPARLRARSHTHRPRLGEDGRIDRLVLERMEGAATLEEIARELAAAFPARFGSWEEALTHAGRLAEKYGA
- a CDS encoding nucleotidyltransferase family protein; its protein translation is MTATQPPPGRVDAAPEAALVLLAARAAVDASAADGVANVVVRGVDWDAALALAEKNRLTPLLHRLLAGRAEVPETVRATLRAAYAANAGEALRLSGELRRLVSALERAGVAALAYKGPALAVRAYGEVALRTYSDLDLLVAPGDVPRASRALAERGYAAAYSFSPAQERLFLSVDGDVPFHHPHTGTLVELHSRVSSARFCIRLPTTELMARARPVPIGGGTVPTLADDDLFLALCAHGAKHRWARLEWLASASALAVRTGLDLRALVHRAGEAGGRRTVLLALHLAGTTLGLPLPPPLTEAAAADPEVPSLADEARSLWFAPAEAEESTAANLRFNYRLCDGRADRARYAARWLFTPTPEDWSWLRLPTPLAPAYRALRPLRLALRYAPGRGR
- a CDS encoding adenylate/guanylate cyclase domain-containing protein, whose amino-acid sequence is MRRLAAWAALPRTSFRARLLLALVGSVGLLLAAALLVVRVQTRRQVAVMVDRAVQRTDAAYREMEEARLRQLRGYTARFAGSNRLPAALEEAVLSPGAAEFLGETVLYELQLAGIPNALAAFGERDGRPVAAVLEGAPLPDARAALPASAASAAAGPAEGVASHHRVGGRLYTVQTVPLALFGEPVGTLTLGIPLDDAAAAQLGRSVGAEVCFLADGRCVASTPGVRRGGLDRRMRDAARAGARRRTRWDGARMALVPARLASGGGAQEVTRIVAIPLEDVLRPFDQLERAQAAAGVVSLLVALALGTVLSRSFARPVRALVAATRKVAEGDLETRVAVAGRDELGTLAAAFNEMTHGLMLKERYRGVLDKVVSREVADELLKGEIRLGGETRDVTSLFADVRGFTTLTEGMDPERVIGLLNELVGRMGGAVEAEGGVVDKFLGDGLMAIFGAPGVQPGHALRAVRAAVRMRDAVAGVNAERAARGEASVEVGIGINSGPAVAGNMGSPGRLNYTVLGESVNLASRLCSSAQGAEILVSRATWERVDADVDAVPGGMRSIKGLSAPVEVFRVRGLRAAGRIPVPGLAVLALALLACAPAAAQPLPTLADLGATWTSPGGTVQVTPRGRLELEANLPGEAHAWQVPGTEPVFQPRAALFLDAFAGSRWYAGFAAHADRARPLRGQDVSVRIEQAFLRWSPFGGDGLFVQAGQFVSPFGSYPARHHTPADPFIRPPLPYDYRTILSAARVPGGAAGFLRWKDEPAVHRPEGAPPVWAAPYPTGAMAGGRAGRLDGRVAVLTSAPSSEPRRWRFRASDAAPSVAASAGVQVTPGARIGASFSRGPYLEPSPVQPAADTIDASEFHQQMWAVDASFTRGWVEARAEVILDRWEVPNVGADPRDVSWTAEAKVKLSPAVFVAGRYGAMRFNRIGAVGEQVRWDYDVDRAEVAAGLRLGRNTEVRAEYLRLRTDAPPAGGDDAFALRWTWVF
- a CDS encoding polysaccharide biosynthesis/export family protein; translation: MRRTILLLLLALPFAAPAAAQAGDSVSVRPGDVVRLAVWRAPEFTGEYTVAPDGTLLHPLLTGVRVVGVSRPQIQELLRAALGRYENQPQFVFDFLHRVGVGGEVRLPNLYNLSPETTLLQAVATAGGGTENARLDRAVLFRDGREIQLDLLRPTPEVAAMRVRSGDQIRIPRRTNALRETISIVASVVGALASVVGAILLVRQS
- a CDS encoding PqqD family protein; protein product: MEAAPRLDPSSRVVAARDQVSADLDGDAVILNLADGVYYGLDPVGAHVWALMAEPRTVAELRDAVVAEFEVDAPTAEHDLLELLRDMAARGLVEVGG
- a CDS encoding asparagine synthetase B family protein translates to MSGIAGFVSAGGAPADPARLARMAASLAFRAPDGTRTWSDGRCALAHGLLLTGDESPPPPQPFSADELVHVCADARIDGREELARALQAGGIAAAPEDPAALLIHHAYRLWGDECAAYLLGDFAFAIWDAPRGRLFCARDHFGVKPFFHARTDGAFLFSNTLDCLAADPAVPSGLDEGWIGDFLVQGDTQDVAATVHAAIRQLPPAHTLVVEGGAVSIRRYWSLPVDDETRYRRPGEYIDHFVHLLREAVRDRLPRDAAGIFLSGGRDSTSLAALARETIARGERATELRGYTAYYERLMPDREREFTELAADALSIPTEYTPVDPYQAFERWETPAFRRPQPTASALMAIEVDQMSSAARHARVLLTGQGGDAVLRETRSRLTKLAASGRLLRAAREAAEYAWLHGRVPRPGVRTWLHERRGGRVWRAEVPRWVDAGFARRTGLHERVAAWNAGPDVVHPLRPEAYEQLVAPLWPGMFLSYDPGFTCTPVEVRHPYFDVRIVRFLLSIPPSQWYNDKGLLRIGMRGRLPERLLRRPKSPLADDPLRVRWIEQGDAWLGGRRVTEAVAPWLDVGRVPAAAGGRSPDPPEQLWQEIRPLALSLWLSAQRG